The Candidatus Nitrospira nitrificans genome segment ATCTTCGGCGTGCCGACGAAGCGCCGGGCCCAAATCGTCAAGTTCAACGGTCTGTCGGCCCATGCCGATCGCAATGATTTGTTGGCCTACGTGCGAGCGATCACTCCGCAGCCCAGCACCGTCTTCATCGTGCATGGTGAAGAGAAACAGGCCCTCTCCTTGGGCGCGGCGATCCAAGCAGAACATCCGAAGATCGATGTGCGAATTCCGCATCAGGGCAGCACGCATGACGTCTAGCGCCGGGCATTCTATCGAGGCGATAGGACAAGGGATCGCTCGGCTGATCACCCTGTCGTGCCTCACCATCGTGATCGCAGGGTGCGTCTCGCCTGCCACGGCTGAATCACCACAAGAACGTCAACGCCTACGGGATCTTGGCATCGTGATCGGACAGTCTCAGCCCGGCCCTCTGAATGCGATTACCGACGTAGCCGGTGTGAAAGTCGGCCACACGACCCTCATTCAAGGCGAGGGACCGCTTAAGCCGGGCCAAGGTCCCGTCCGCACAGGCGTGACCGTTGTGATTCCTCGCGAGGATGTCTGGCACAAGAAGGTCCCCGCCGGCTCGTTCGTGCTGAACGGCACCGGCGAAATGACCGGCCTCGCATGGGTCGCGGAGTCGGGCTTCCTCGAATATCCCATTGCCCTCACGAACACGCTCAATATCCCCCGCGTGGCGAACGGCGTCATGAGCTGGATGATCATGCGGTATCCGGAGATCGGTATCTCCGATGACACGCTCACACCCGTCGTGGCCGAGTGCGACGACGGCCGATTGAACGACATCCAAGGCCGCCATGTATCCGAACCGGATGTGATCGCGGCGCTCAACGGCGCGAGCAGCGGCCCGGTGAAGGAAGGCACCGTTGGAGCCGGCACGGGCATGATCTCCTATGGATTCAAGGGCGGCATCGGCACCGCATCACGAAAGCTCTCGGAGAAGGAAGGCGGCTACACCATCGGAGTCCTCGTCAATGCGAATCATGGCCGTCGACCGGAATTGGTCATCGCGGGCGTACCGGTGGGAAGACTCTACGAACCATCACGACAGATGTCTGAGGCGCTCTCGCCAGGCCAAAGCGAAGGGTCCATCATCGTCGTCATCGCCACCGATGCGCCGCTCGACAGCCGCCAGCTCACGCGCTTGGCCAAACGCGCGGCGCTCGGCCTGGCCCGCACCGGTTCCACTGCCCGCCACAGCAGCGGTGACTTCATGCTCGCTTTTTCCACCGCCAACGTCATTCCGCATTATCCGAAAGAGCCAATCTACCAGCTGACCCATCTGGCCGATACCCACCTGAACCCGCTCATCACCGCCACGGTCGAGGCCACCGAAGAAGCCATTCTGAACGCCCTCACCATGGCTTCCACGATGACGGGTCGAGACGGCCGGCGGGTCGAGGCCATCGACCTCATGCGCCTCCACACACTTCTGTCCGGTTCGCGAGGAAACTGATCACCTGAGGTTCTGAGCATTTGTTGACCGTCGCATCCTGCGCCCCATTGTAAGGTGAACCAAGCTTGCAAATGTGGCGATTCCCTCGTTATCCTGCGAATGGTACCCTGGAGGAATGGCATGGGCGATTATCAGATCGGTGGCGGGCTCCAACTGCTGACAGCGGTGCAAAAGACAGAAGCCTTTGCCGAGTTCCTCAAGGCACGAATGATTCACGCGCTGGAAACGGAAGATCCGACCGAATTGCATTACCTCCTGGCGCAGGTGGACGATTATCATTCCTATCTGTGGCGCTATTATAAGAAGCTCGCGCAGACCCGAGCCCAGCGGATGGATCCAGGCGTCTGATCCCCCGCTCGCTCCGAGGTTGTGCGATCCACACACATATCGGACTCACCTAATCTGTCCCCATCATGAGGCGCAATCGTGCAATTTGCAGTAGCTCTCTCGAAAACGGCGGAGACGGAATCTGCGGCTCAGGCCGTAGCTGAAGATATTCGAGCGCAGCTGGGTGCCGCGCCGGTCGACCTCGCCTGCGTCTTCTTTTCCGCTCATCATGCGGCCGAGGCCGATCTCTTGGCGCAGGCGCTGACAAGCACGCTTCATCCGAACCTCCTGATCGGCTGCAGTGGAGAGGGGGTCATTGCCGGCGCGGAAGAAGTGGAAACGGCCCCGGCGGTGACCGTTTGGGCCGCGGCCCTTCCCGACGTCCATCTGCACCCATTGCGATTGTCGTTTTCACCGACCCAGGATCAATTTCACCTCTCGGGATGGCCTGAGCCTGGGACTCACGACGCATCGTTCCTCCTGCTCGCCGATCCCTTCACCGCGCCTGTTCAAGACATCCTGGGGATGTTGGAAGAGCGTTACCCTGGAGCGAAGGCGGTCGGAGGACTGGCCGGAGGCGGACAGGAGGCCGGCATGAACCGGCTGGTGCTCAACGACCAGGTCTTCGATGGCGGGCTTGTGGGGGTCCGGCTTTCGGGAGCGGTGGCAATTCGCCCAGTCATTTCTCAAGGCTGCCGCCTGATCGGCGAGCGATTCGTCGTGACGAAGGCGGAGCGCAATCTGCTACATGAACTCGGGGGCGCGCCGGCGTTGGAGCGGTTGCAGGCGGTCTTCGAATCCCTGTCGGAGGAAGACCGGTTACGCGCCAATCGGGCGCTTCACCTCGGGATCGTGATCGATGAACATCGGAACCGGTTCGAACGCGGAGATTTTCTCATTCGCAATCTGCTCGGGGCCGACCGCGCCACCGGCGCCGTCGCGATCGGTGATGTGGTGCAAGAGGGGCAGACGGTGCAGTTCCATCTTCGCGATGCGGACTCAGCCACGGAAGATTTGAACGCCCTGTTGGCGACCGACCGAGCCGGTCATCGGCATCCTGTCCTCGGCGCACTCATGTTCAGCTGTTGCGGCCGTGGTCTGGGGCTCTTTGGACGGCCGAACCATGATGCGGCTGCGACCACGCAACAGCTGGGACCGATTCCGATCGCGGGGTTCTTTGCGCAAGGCGAGATCGGCCCTATTGGCAACCGCAACTTCTTGCACGGGTACACGGCCAGTCTGGCGCTCTTTGCCGAACGGGACCGGTAAGTCCCAGTCCTGGTTGACCCAACCATCCTGACCATGCCATACAGTGTGAGGGAGGAGATCTTATGAAATCATGGTTCTTTTCATCGCTCGTCGTGATGCTGATGCTGATATTCTCATTGGGAGTAGGAGGTTCCATGGCTGAGAGCAATCAGGAAGTCACAACGCCCTCCGGGCTCAAATATGTGGATCAGGTAGTCGGCACCGGAGAGGTGGCGGTCGCCGGCAAGACGGTGAACGTCCATTATACCGGGTGGCTGGAGAACGGGAAAAAATTCGATAGCTCCGTCGATCGTGGACAGCCCTTCTCGTTTCCCCTCGGCGCCGGGCGTGTCATCAAGGGGTGGGATGAAGGGGTCCAGGGCATGAAAGTGGGAGGCAAGCGGAAACTCACGATCTCCTCCGATTTGGGGTACGGCTCGCGCGGTGCCGGCGGAGTGATCCCACCGAACGCCACGCTGATTTTCGACGTCGAGCTCCTCGGAGTCCATTGAACGTCATCAGGTCTATCGGGTCAGAACGTCATCAAGTCCGGGTCTTCGAATTCTCTGACGTGACGGGTTGTCCGACGTTCGACTGATCATTATGAAACAGACTCCGCTGCACGCGTGCCATCGGGCGGCCGGCGCCAAGCTCGTCGACTTCGCGGGATGGGAAATGCCCATCCAGTACAGCGGCGTGGTGGATGAATATCACACCGTCCGCAGCAAGGCCGGTCTCTTCGATGTCAGCCATATGGGCCGACTTGTCCTCGCCGGCTCCGGGGCCGAAGCACTGCTTCAACGCATGACGACGAATGATCTGGCGGCGCTGCGGCCCATGCAGGCGCAGTACTCGATGGTCTGCAACGAGCAGGGCGGCATCAAGGACGACATATTCGTCTATCGATTGGCGAAGGCCGGAGTATTTCTTCTCTGCGTCAATGCGTCGAATCGAGCCAAGATCGTATCCTGGCTGACGGAGCACGGTCAGGCGTTTCCTGATTGTCAAATTTCCGACCGTTCGGCGGAGATCGCGCAAATCGCCTTGCAGGGCCAGGCTGCGCGGGCGATCGTCGCGTCGCTCGGGTTCTCACAACTGGAGCAGCTCAAGCTCAGAGAATCCACGATGGTGCAAGTGGCGGATGTGGAGTGTCTGGTGGCGCGAACGGGTTATACCGGGGAGTTCGGCTATGAGTTCTATGTGTATGGGCCGGCCGACCCAGTCTGGGACAAGCTCCTGCACGCAGGCAAGCCGTTCGGATTGAAGCCGGCTGGTCTGGGTGCGCGAGATCTCTTGCGCCTAGAGATGGGGTATTTGCTCTATGGCAACGATATCGATGAGCGAACGACGCCGATCGAGGCCGGAGCGGAATGGGCCGTGCGGTTCGAGAAAGGGGACTTTATCGGAAAACCTGTCCTGCTGGCTCAAAAGCAAGCAGGCCCGTCCAGGCGCTTCATCGGCTTTGAATTGCTGGAAAAAAGTGTCCCCCGCCACGGGTTCACGATTCTCTCTGTATCCTCACCCCAGACTCCCATCGGAGCAGTCACCAGCGGCAATCTTTCCCCGCTTCTCCAGAAGGGAATTGGCTTGGGGTACGTTGCTGCCGAGTATGCCGAGCCGGGAACGGACCTCTTCATCGACATTCGTGGAAAAGCGGTTCCGGCGAAGGTGGTGAAGCCGGCGTTCTATAAACGTCCCTCGAAGTAAGTGACGCCCTAGTCGGAGGGGTCGCTCCCGGTTCAACCTGCACAGTGCTCAGCCGAGGAGAATCTCGAATGGTTCGCAATATTTACACAGGGAAGGTTGTCACACTGAACGTCGACACCGTGCAATTACCGAACGGTGTGACGGTGGACCTCGAAACCATCCGTCATCCGGGGGCGGCCGCGGTCGTGCCGATCAAAGATGATGGGACCGTGGTCTTAATCCGGCAGTTCCGGCACGCGGCCGGGGGGTTCATTTACGAGATTCCTGCAGGAAAATTATCTCCGGGCGAAGATCCGTTGCATTGCGCGGCACGCGAACTGGAGGAAGAGATCGGCTATCGCGCGGCCTCGTTTGAGTTGCTCTCGAGTATCTTCACGGCTCCGGGGTTTGCGGACGAGGTGATTCATGTCTACAAGGCCACCGGTCTGACACAAGGGCGTCAGCAGTTGGATCACGACGAAGTGCTTGAGATCGTCGAAATGTCGCTGGAACAAGCGATCACAAGAATTCAGGACGGCACAATCCGAGATGGGAAAACGATCGTGGGATTACAAGCCGTCCATATCATGTCGAACTCGACTCGTCGCTGACCAGGTAGTGTGCCGACGGAAGTTGAGGAAGTCGGTCAGGCCTGTCTGAGAGTATCCGCGGTAACGACTCCGTACAATAATTTGGGGGCACCTCCACACGATGTGGAAGTGCCCCTAAAGTTCCAACCTCACCAGACGGAGTCTTATTTTCCGCCCTTCTCGTCCTTCTTATCGCCAAAGGTGTCCGCATGGCCACCTTTCTTCTCTTCTTTCTTATCGCCGAAAGTCTCGTCGGCCTTGCCATCCTTCTTCTTCTCTTCAGCCATCACCACATGGCCGCCCTTCTTCTCTTCCTTCTTGTCTCCGGCGAACGCGGGCGCGCTGAAGGTTACCGCCACCGCCACTGCCATTACTGCCATTAACATGCTCTTCATCATGGATATCCTCCTTGTTTGCTGGTTTGTGTACCGACTATTGGGCACCTATCGAAATAGGTGAGCAAGCTTGGTGCCATGCTTTCCTTTTCCGCCTCCCGGCTCTATAACGTTGAGGAATCATGAAGTCTTCGTGCAGTGCCACGGTCCTCTACGCGCGGTTGGCAGAAGGTTTTTTGGGGTGAATTCTTGGGGCAGAATGGAGTCAGCCTCAACTAAACCGCCTCACGATGGTTTGCCGGACTCCTGCGAACCTGTCGTATTTCACAGCAAGACAGAATCGTGCTATCTTCCGTCCCCTAGGCTGGAACGCTTTTTCTGACCCGAGCTCTATTTGTAGGGTGCGCGAAAGCCAGGTATCTGGGAATGGGAATTCCGGTCAACGTGCCATGCGCTGACCACTCCCGTCGATCTTCAACAAAGGAGAACTGTGCCGATGTTACTCACTGGTAAAAAAGGACTCGTGATCGGCGTGGCCAATAAGCACAGCATCGCCTGGGCCATCGCCCAATCGGTTGCCGGTCAAGGAGCTCAGCTCCTCTTCAATTATCAAAACGAACGGCTGAAGCAAAACGTGGAGGAGTTGGCCGCCACCTTGCCCGGCTCGAAGGCGTTTCCCTGCGATGTGAGCAACGACGGAGAGATTACGTCGCTCATGCAGCAGGTTCAAAAGGAAGTCGGTCAGATCGATTTCCTCGTCCACTCCCTGGCGTTCGCGCCTCGAGAAGAGCTGAGCGGACAATTCGTGAATACCAGTCGGCAAGGGTTTGCAATGGCGCTCGACATCAGCGCCTATTCGCTCGTGGCCGTCACCAGGGCCGCCTTGCCGTTGATGACCGCCGGGGGCTCCATCATCACACTCACCTATCTGGGAAGCGAACGCGTTGTGCCTCATTATAACGTGATGGGTGTCGCCAAAGCCGCGCTGGAGGCCACGGTCCGCTATTTGGCCTATGATCTCGGCCGTCTGAATGTCCGGGTGAATGCGATCTCTGCCGGGCCGATCAAGACCCTCGCCGCCCGTGGCGTCTCCGGGATCACGAAGATGGTCGATCTCCATAAGGAGTTTGCGCCGCTCCGTCGTCCGACCGAACAGGGTGAGGTCGGCGACACGGCCTTGTTCCTGGTCAGCTCCTTGGGGCGGGGCATTACCGGGGAAGTGATTTACGTTGATGGCGGATTCAACATTCTGGGCATGATGGCTCCCGATGAACAGGTTGGTTCCTGAGCGCACGTTTTGTAGGGATGTTGACGAATGGTGCATATACCGAAGAGAATCAGCCGTGCAAAGGGGGATGGTGACGATCAGTCGCATCTCGCGTGACGGTGGTAGAATTAGGACGACGGGTCGATCGAAAGGCAATCTCCGGTAACAGCGCAGCTCATCATGCGGATAACGTCATTTCTTCTGGTAGGCATCGTCTCGAGTGGCGTTTCTCTCGTTACGATGTCAGCGTCGGCACAAGACGCGCACCCGTCCCTTGCGAAACAGGCGCTTGAAGAGTGCGCCAAAGGAAGACTCGCGACTGAGCGTGAGAAGCGGCAGGCGCATTTTCAACAAGGACAGAGTTTAGGCGAACGGGCGGTCGCGGCCGATGAAGGGAATGCCGATGCCCACTTTGCGCTGTTTTGCAACCTGGGAGAGCTGCTCCGCATCGACGGAGAATCCCTCACCTCGCTCTTCGGACTTCGCCGCATGATGCACGAACTCGACCGGGCTCTCGAGATCAATCCAGCCCATATCGACGCGCTCTCGGCGAAAGGGACCTTGTTGGTGAAGCTGCCGAGCCTCTTGGGGGGCGATGCCGAGAAAGGGGAGGCGCTCTTAGAACATGTTGTGAACAAGGCGCCGAAAGCCGTCAATGCTCGACTATCTCTTGCCAAAGTGCGGTGCGAGCATGGCCGACATCAGGAAGCCGTCACGCTGGCGACAGATGCCCTCGTCCTCGCTCAACAACACGACCGGGCCGACTTTATCCCCGAAGCGCGAGCGGTACTCGAGCAGCTCCAGGCCAATGCCGCTAAAGCCGGCTACAAAGCTCAATTCTAATCTTCTGCCGCCACATCGGTCTTGATCGCGTCCGGAGCAAGACCCATCGAGTGTTCTCCGCAACGTCTTCACGGGTCCTCGCCGCTTCTTCGACGCAATTCGTCGATCGTGAACACTCCGAAATCTCACGCCTGCATGCATGTCATGATTGACTGAGTCCGGAGGAGATCGCACTCGTCGAAATGAAGGTAAATTTGAGCCGATCATTGCGGGCTCGTCGTGAGGCTCGTGGGCTTTCTCAGCTGGCCCTCGCAAAGCGACTTCGATCGAGCCAATCTCGCGTGGAAAAGATGGAGGCAGCAGACCGGACTGTTTCGATTGATTTGCTGATACGCGGCCTCGTGATTCTCGGCGCAAGACCGCGAGACATCGCACAAGCTCTTGGCCGAGAGACCGGTGCCGCGGCCTAATCTACTTGCTAGTCAAGAGTTCTTCGCAATGCCTTGAGACGTCCCTGCCGTTTCTTTCCCTCAATCCGCCGATTCTGCGAACCCTTCGTCGGCTTGGTCGGCCTTCGCTTCTTGCGCAGGATCGCCACGCTCTGAATCAACAGGCGCAGTCGATCCAAGGCATCCTCGCGGTTACGCTCCTGGGTTCTGTGTTGTTGCGCTTTGATGGTAATCACGCCGTCGGCGGAAATGCGGTGATCTTGAAGCTTCAGCAGTTCCTCTTTATAGAATGGCGGCAGGGAAGAGGCACGAATATCGAACCGTAGATGTATGGCGGTCGAGACCTTGTTGACGTTTTGCCCGCCGGCGCCTTGCGACCGTATGGCGTGTATGTCGATCTCGTGATCCGGGACAGCGATAGACGATGAAACACGCAGCATGATGAGTAGCTAGCACAATCTCGTGACAGGTGGCAATCTCCGGCACCCACTGGTGGGAGTCACAAAATTTTTAGCTGGCGTTTCTTGTGCGGGAAGAGGTACAAAATTGGCCCAAGACGAAGCAAGGACCTGCCGACCTCAGCCCGACAAGAACCCATGGTGAGGTGAGGATTGCGGAGAAGGCTCGCCCTTGCCTCGGGAACAACGTGCGGGGTTTTCTCGAGTGTCGGACATGCGCCCGCTTGAGGAGGAATCATGCAGCGTGCAACGGCCAATAAACGAATGCGCAAGTGGGGACGACGGATCGCAATCGTGACCATCGCCTGGAGTCTTCTGATCGGAGGAGAAACCTTTGCTCAATCCACCTCGACATTCAACCAGGACTTTCGCCTCTGGGCACCGGTTTTCCTCACGGTGAAGCTGCCCTCATCCTTTCTTGCCTACATGGAAGTCAACACCCGCTTCGCGGATCTAGACGATGCCGGCCATATCGATCAACTGCTGCTCCGTCCGGCGCTTGGCTATCAACTGACGGATAATCTCTCCATTTGGCAAGGCTACGCGTGGGTCGGCAACTTTAATCAGCCGCATACCCCACCGCAGTCTTCCTTCTTCGAAGAAAGCCGGATCTATCAACAGATCAACTATGCGAGCAAATTCGAATCCTTCAGGATTCTCAGCCGCTTCCGCCTTGAGGAACGTTGGATCGAACATGCCGACGGTACTGCTCTGAGGTTCCGTCTGATGCTGCGGGGGGTGTACCCGTTGCCGTTTGCTCCTGAATGGGCGCTCGCGACCTACGACGAAATCTTTGTCAACCTCAACACGGTCGGCACGCGCGGGCCCGAGGCGGGTTTTGATCAAAATCGATTCTTTCTCGGCATCAATCGCACGTTTTCAAAATATTTCAATATGGACTTCGGTTACCAAAATCAGCTCCTCAACAGCCGGTCGATTCCCGACCTTGCGAACCAGATGAACCATGTCATCTTATTCCAGTTTTACATCAATCTGTAATCTCTTGAGGCGCAATGCACTATTTCCTCGATCCTCAAGACCACACTAGGCCCGGAAAAGAAGTTGTCGGCAACTGCGGGCCGATCCGAGAACGATCAGGCAGGGCATCCTGACCGCCAAATATTCAAGCCGATGTCTGTTCTTGCGCGTAATTGGGTGACATGCACCAGCTTTACGGGACCAACCCGTAAAGCTGGTGAAGTGATCAGAGAGGAAAAGACCGGCGAATCCCTATAGACGGTAACATGCTCTGTGAATCTGTCGAGATCTTCCATGCAGGATCGAGATGGATGTCCGTAACATAGCCTTCGTGCGACGACATACTTATTTTTTCGTCGCGGTCGTTGTAGTTGGGAGATTCGTCTCCAGCACGAAGCGTTTATGCAAAGGTTGCGTCGGTCGCGCATTGTCGTGTTTCACGAGAGCGCGAAACTTTTTGATCTGTTCAGCGGAGACCTCGATGGGGTCTTGCATAACCGCCCAAATAACACCTTCGGAACAGGGCGGCGTGGTAAAGGAACCGGAGTAGCGATAGTAGGATTTCCGCTCAGGCAAGAGGTTCATCGGATTGACGGTGTGATTATGGTCGTCATTGACTTCTCCCACCTTGGTGGGCGCATGCTCCAAGAAGGTTTCGAAAAACTGATTGTGTTTGCCTTCTTCCATAAAGACGGCAACCACCGCCACCTCATGACGCTCGTTGTGATGCACCAGATGCAGTTCCATCGGGTAATGCTTCTGATCTATCGTGTGCTCACTCGGAACATGGAAATGGAACTGTTCAAGTAAGTAGAGGTCCTCGTCGAACACGATGGTGCTGTCCTTATCAAAATGGAGGACCGTCTGTCCGTGTTTGGGATAACGGGATTTGACCGTTTCTGAAAGCGGCTCGACTTCTTGTAATGTATGTCCATTATTCACCACATGAAAAGGAGCATCTCGATAAGAAAACTGAATGTCGTCGAGCGTCGTCTTATGAGCGCGCAACAAATCGATCGGTGATTGGGCCATGCCTTTTTCACAGATGGAGAACTCGGGCCCAAGCTCGCTCCAATGAAGCGGTCCATGAGGACCATCATATCCCCATGTGCTATGCCCTGTTTCTCCCGCATGCACGCATGCGACCGGCAGCGTCAACGTCAGCATGATCAGCAGGCTTCTGATCGAAATCCTCATCATACTCGAGTGACTCGATACGGCAACCATTGATCCCTTCATGACATTCCTCCCCCTTCTATGCGGATTGACCACTGAGTCATCTGTCGACAACCAATCTTGAAGTGAAACTGTTGCTACCCGGGGCGCAATTATAGGTTCGCGTCGATCCATTTCTCAATAGTTTACCTGTAGGATTCGCCTGGGTAAATCGTATAAAGATCGGTATACGAACTAATTCAGGAATAGAAGATCAGGACTTTCGTGGCATGGCTGTTCGTCGACGTCGATTGAACAAACGAAGCAGGTGATCTCCATAGCGAGAGGCTTATGAAGCCTCTCCATTTCTCAACTCAGTCCCTTCCCTGTGCCTTTGTGACATACCATGCCAGGCTGTCACGAATCCATTTCTGATTTCCCGCCATATCGGATAGGACCATAGGCGAAATCGTTGACGAATTCTTTCAGGCGATAGGCCGCAAGGAGCTTCTCAGATGGCATCGGGCTTGCTGTTGCTCATAACAGGCGGTTCAGAAATCCAGGAAGTCGTTCCGACCGAGGCTCAGGTGGCGGCTGTCTCACGAAGGAGCCGATATGGAATTGACGCCATACATATTGATCCATGATCAGGGCGAATGGTGCGGTTATCGAAAAGACCATCCGAACTATCGGGTGCATGGAAAGTCGTTCGAAGATCTGCGATTGAAGCTCTATCGAATGCTTCTCGATATAAGTTGTTCAACGTCCTCTCCCGGCGGTTCCAACACGACAGGCTGTACTGCTATTGGCCACGACCAATTTCTCAAATTACGTAATGAGGGGTAAGACAATGGCGGACACGAGATATTCAAAGAAACAGATTGCCACCACGCGACGACAACGACAAATTGAGCTGGCCGACAAAAGGCTGCGCAAGCTTCTGGCGGATCTCTCTTTTGACGAGATCATCGTGCTGCAAGAGTTATGGGAGAGACAACACCAAGCGATCGGGGCAAAACGGACTTTCAATTAGGAGCACCGCCATTGAATCGCGCCACGATCCTCGGCAGTTTCAATGCGTAAAACGAACGAGTCGGCATCAAGATCGGATGAATGAGATCGGACGGATGAACAGCTGTCGCTCTGTCAATTCTACTGCTTTTGACGCCGGAGCATCCGACATGAACGGCTCAATGACTCAACATTCCAGCGTGAGTAGAGCACGCCGGCGGCCGGAACATCACGAAGGAAGCGACATGTGTGGGACGTTGTAGAAGGTTCATGATGGCTGAGTGAAGGAGCGCGTGCGGCATGGCTATTCCGCTTGCTCTGTGACCATCCGCACGTGTCAGGACCTGTGATTTATCCAAGAAGGAGATTCACCCATGCGTATCGTCGGCCTATTCGCAATATATGTATTGCTTGCGGCATGTACAACTACGCCGATGTTTCCTCCGGAAATCATGAAAGACGTCGAAAAGGATACCTTTGATTTCAAGACATGGAAAGAGCAGGCGTATCATCCTTCCAACGCCCATTTCGTCCCTCACAAAGTGGAATTGGGAGGACGGATCATCAAAGTGGTTCAGAAGCCGGAAGGCGTTCTCATTCTTGCCGAAAAACAGCCCGTCGAGAAATATCCTGGGTATGGCCCCCGTAGCGCCGAACAGGAAAGCCCATTGATGTACGCCATCCTCTTCAATGGTTTTCCAGAGTCCGGCATGTTGCAGGTCGGCAATCGACTCGCCGTTGTCGGCGCGACGGATAAGGCCGGAACAGAAGTGATCGGATGGACTCCCACAACCATGCCGCATCTTCTGGCGCAATGTCTTCACATTTGGAATACCCAGGGAGTGAAAACC includes the following:
- a CDS encoding DmpA family aminopeptidase, producing MTSSAGHSIEAIGQGIARLITLSCLTIVIAGCVSPATAESPQERQRLRDLGIVIGQSQPGPLNAITDVAGVKVGHTTLIQGEGPLKPGQGPVRTGVTVVIPREDVWHKKVPAGSFVLNGTGEMTGLAWVAESGFLEYPIALTNTLNIPRVANGVMSWMIMRYPEIGISDDTLTPVVAECDDGRLNDIQGRHVSEPDVIAALNGASSGPVKEGTVGAGTGMISYGFKGGIGTASRKLSEKEGGYTIGVLVNANHGRRPELVIAGVPVGRLYEPSRQMSEALSPGQSEGSIIVVIATDAPLDSRQLTRLAKRAALGLARTGSTARHSSGDFMLAFSTANVIPHYPKEPIYQLTHLADTHLNPLITATVEATEEAILNALTMASTMTGRDGRRVEAIDLMRLHTLLSGSRGN
- a CDS encoding FIST signal transduction protein → MQFAVALSKTAETESAAQAVAEDIRAQLGAAPVDLACVFFSAHHAAEADLLAQALTSTLHPNLLIGCSGEGVIAGAEEVETAPAVTVWAAALPDVHLHPLRLSFSPTQDQFHLSGWPEPGTHDASFLLLADPFTAPVQDILGMLEERYPGAKAVGGLAGGGQEAGMNRLVLNDQVFDGGLVGVRLSGAVAIRPVISQGCRLIGERFVVTKAERNLLHELGGAPALERLQAVFESLSEEDRLRANRALHLGIVIDEHRNRFERGDFLIRNLLGADRATGAVAIGDVVQEGQTVQFHLRDADSATEDLNALLATDRAGHRHPVLGALMFSCCGRGLGLFGRPNHDAAATTQQLGPIPIAGFFAQGEIGPIGNRNFLHGYTASLALFAERDR
- a CDS encoding FKBP-type peptidyl-prolyl cis-trans isomerase; amino-acid sequence: MAESNQEVTTPSGLKYVDQVVGTGEVAVAGKTVNVHYTGWLENGKKFDSSVDRGQPFSFPLGAGRVIKGWDEGVQGMKVGGKRKLTISSDLGYGSRGAGGVIPPNATLIFDVELLGVH
- the gcvT gene encoding glycine cleavage system aminomethyltransferase GcvT → MKQTPLHACHRAAGAKLVDFAGWEMPIQYSGVVDEYHTVRSKAGLFDVSHMGRLVLAGSGAEALLQRMTTNDLAALRPMQAQYSMVCNEQGGIKDDIFVYRLAKAGVFLLCVNASNRAKIVSWLTEHGQAFPDCQISDRSAEIAQIALQGQAARAIVASLGFSQLEQLKLRESTMVQVADVECLVARTGYTGEFGYEFYVYGPADPVWDKLLHAGKPFGLKPAGLGARDLLRLEMGYLLYGNDIDERTTPIEAGAEWAVRFEKGDFIGKPVLLAQKQAGPSRRFIGFELLEKSVPRHGFTILSVSSPQTPIGAVTSGNLSPLLQKGIGLGYVAAEYAEPGTDLFIDIRGKAVPAKVVKPAFYKRPSK
- a CDS encoding NUDIX domain-containing protein, which codes for MVRNIYTGKVVTLNVDTVQLPNGVTVDLETIRHPGAAAVVPIKDDGTVVLIRQFRHAAGGFIYEIPAGKLSPGEDPLHCAARELEEEIGYRAASFELLSSIFTAPGFADEVIHVYKATGLTQGRQQLDHDEVLEIVEMSLEQAITRIQDGTIRDGKTIVGLQAVHIMSNSTRR
- a CDS encoding enoyl-ACP reductase FabI, producing MLLTGKKGLVIGVANKHSIAWAIAQSVAGQGAQLLFNYQNERLKQNVEELAATLPGSKAFPCDVSNDGEITSLMQQVQKEVGQIDFLVHSLAFAPREELSGQFVNTSRQGFAMALDISAYSLVAVTRAALPLMTAGGSIITLTYLGSERVVPHYNVMGVAKAALEATVRYLAYDLGRLNVRVNAISAGPIKTLAARGVSGITKMVDLHKEFAPLRRPTEQGEVGDTALFLVSSLGRGITGEVIYVDGGFNILGMMAPDEQVGS
- a CDS encoding tetratricopeptide repeat protein — translated: MSASAQDAHPSLAKQALEECAKGRLATEREKRQAHFQQGQSLGERAVAADEGNADAHFALFCNLGELLRIDGESLTSLFGLRRMMHELDRALEINPAHIDALSAKGTLLVKLPSLLGGDAEKGEALLEHVVNKAPKAVNARLSLAKVRCEHGRHQEAVTLATDALVLAQQHDRADFIPEARAVLEQLQANAAKAGYKAQF
- a CDS encoding helix-turn-helix domain-containing protein: MKVNLSRSLRARREARGLSQLALAKRLRSSQSRVEKMEAADRTVSIDLLIRGLVILGARPRDIAQALGRETGAAA
- the arfB gene encoding alternative ribosome rescue aminoacyl-tRNA hydrolase ArfB, whose protein sequence is MLRVSSSIAVPDHEIDIHAIRSQGAGGQNVNKVSTAIHLRFDIRASSLPPFYKEELLKLQDHRISADGVITIKAQQHRTQERNREDALDRLRLLIQSVAILRKKRRPTKPTKGSQNRRIEGKKRQGRLKALRRTLD
- a CDS encoding DUF2490 domain-containing protein, which translates into the protein MQRATANKRMRKWGRRIAIVTIAWSLLIGGETFAQSTSTFNQDFRLWAPVFLTVKLPSSFLAYMEVNTRFADLDDAGHIDQLLLRPALGYQLTDNLSIWQGYAWVGNFNQPHTPPQSSFFEESRIYQQINYASKFESFRILSRFRLEERWIEHADGTALRFRLMLRGVYPLPFAPEWALATYDEIFVNLNTVGTRGPEAGFDQNRFFLGINRTFSKYFNMDFGYQNQLLNSRSIPDLANQMNHVILFQFYINL
- a CDS encoding carbonic anhydrase, whose translation is MMRISIRSLLIMLTLTLPVACVHAGETGHSTWGYDGPHGPLHWSELGPEFSICEKGMAQSPIDLLRAHKTTLDDIQFSYRDAPFHVVNNGHTLQEVEPLSETVKSRYPKHGQTVLHFDKDSTIVFDEDLYLLEQFHFHVPSEHTIDQKHYPMELHLVHHNERHEVAVVAVFMEEGKHNQFFETFLEHAPTKVGEVNDDHNHTVNPMNLLPERKSYYRYSGSFTTPPCSEGVIWAVMQDPIEVSAEQIKKFRALVKHDNARPTQPLHKRFVLETNLPTTTTATKK